The Deltaproteobacteria bacterium genome has a segment encoding these proteins:
- a CDS encoding TetR/AcrR family transcriptional regulator, protein MARNHDPEATRTAILEAAERLFAERGFSATSMSDIADASGVTKSLIHHHFQSKRKLWQDVKYRRFARDYAGVQMNLLTNPPGGDTIGMMRASIGEYFGFLRHNPRFVRLISWIIMEGHAELEQERGPDEELLKIGAGRIREAQERGEVRADIEPAFVITALLALCLHWFESESFFKSQIDYGDATNLHERYLDHIQKIVFEGILPRP, encoded by the coding sequence ATGGCTCGAAATCACGATCCCGAGGCAACGCGAACGGCGATTCTGGAGGCCGCGGAGCGGCTGTTCGCCGAACGGGGATTTTCCGCCACGTCGATGTCCGACATCGCGGACGCGTCGGGCGTGACCAAGAGCCTGATCCACCACCATTTCCAGTCGAAGCGCAAACTCTGGCAGGACGTGAAATATCGGCGGTTTGCCCGCGACTACGCCGGCGTGCAGATGAACCTGCTGACGAATCCTCCGGGCGGCGACACGATCGGGATGATGCGCGCTTCGATCGGCGAATACTTCGGGTTTCTGCGCCACAATCCTCGTTTCGTGCGCCTGATTTCGTGGATCATCATGGAGGGGCACGCCGAACTCGAACAGGAGCGCGGCCCCGATGAGGAACTTCTGAAGATCGGCGCAGGGCGGATTCGCGAAGCGCAGGAACGCGGAGAGGTCCGAGCCGATATCGAACCGGCGTTCGTCATCACCGCACTGCTCGCGCTGTGCCTGCACTGGTTCGAAAGCGAATCGTTCTTCAAGAGTCAAATCGACTACGGCGACGCGACAAACCTTCACGAGCGCTATCTCGATCATATTCAGAAGATTGTCTTCGAGGGCATCCTGCCGCGCCCGTGA